From a single Calothrix sp. NIES-2098 genomic region:
- a CDS encoding ribosomal-protein-alanine acetyltransferase, producing MISLDLKIQPLTSEDLGAVLELDKACFGGLWTLEGYQRELDSPNSDLLGLFSPVSSLSLLGMGCFWSILEEAHITILAVHPQYHCQGLGQALLYSLLKTASDRGLERATLEVRASNLAAISLYQKFGFKTAGRRRRYYKDNDEDALILWMSDLQQPHFQATLRSWQTMVSDRLKKSSWQFLFP from the coding sequence GTGATCTCATTAGACTTAAAAATTCAACCACTGACATCAGAAGATCTGGGTGCAGTGCTAGAACTTGATAAAGCCTGTTTTGGCGGTCTTTGGACATTGGAAGGCTACCAAAGAGAGTTGGATAGTCCTAACAGCGATTTACTTGGTTTATTTTCCCCGGTCTCTAGCTTGAGTTTGCTAGGGATGGGTTGTTTTTGGTCAATTTTGGAAGAAGCTCACATCACAATTTTGGCAGTACATCCCCAATATCACTGTCAAGGTTTGGGACAAGCTTTACTCTATTCCCTGCTCAAGACAGCTAGCGATCGCGGTTTGGAGCGAGCTACCCTCGAAGTTCGAGCTTCCAACCTAGCGGCTATATCTTTATATCAAAAATTTGGCTTCAAAACAGCTGGGCGACGGCGGCGTTACTATAAGGATAATGACGAAGATGCCTTGATTCTTTGGATGTCAGATCTTCAGCAGCCACACTTTCAAGCAACTTTGCGCTCCTGGCAAACTATGGTAAGCGATCGCCTCAAAAAATCTTCCTGGCAATTCCTCTTTCCGTAG
- a CDS encoding undecaprenyl pyrophosphate synthetase — protein sequence MTAQQTQLQELPPGLKRELLPKHVAVIMDGNGRWAKRQGLPRIMGHKRGVDALKDLLRCCKDWGIQALTAYAFSTENWKRPQEEVDFLMTLFQRVLRQELREMVEENVQIQFVGNLNALPRSLQAEISRSMAETQDNRSIRFTVATNYGGRQEILQACRAIAQKVQQGLLQPDEIDEAVFERHLYTAGISDPDLLIRTSGEMRLSNFLLWQMAYGEIYITETLWPDFDREEFHRALSAYQQRERRFGSV from the coding sequence ATGACAGCACAACAAACTCAACTGCAAGAATTGCCCCCTGGCTTAAAACGAGAACTACTGCCCAAGCACGTTGCGGTAATTATGGATGGCAATGGTCGATGGGCTAAACGTCAAGGTCTACCCCGAATTATGGGTCATAAGCGGGGAGTAGATGCGCTCAAGGATTTACTGCGTTGTTGTAAAGATTGGGGAATTCAGGCGTTAACAGCTTATGCTTTTTCCACAGAAAACTGGAAAAGGCCTCAGGAAGAAGTTGATTTTTTGATGACTCTATTTCAAAGAGTTCTACGCCAAGAACTGCGGGAAATGGTAGAGGAGAACGTCCAAATTCAGTTTGTTGGCAATTTAAATGCTCTACCGCGATCGCTCCAAGCAGAAATTTCTCGTTCAATGGCAGAAACTCAGGATAATCGCAGTATCCGGTTTACAGTTGCCACAAATTATGGTGGAAGACAGGAAATTTTACAGGCTTGTCGCGCGATCGCTCAAAAAGTCCAGCAAGGTTTGCTACAACCTGATGAAATTGATGAAGCGGTATTTGAACGCCACCTTTATACAGCAGGGATTTCCGATCCAGATTTATTAATTCGTACTAGTGGCGAAATGCGTTTATCAAATTTCCTGCTCTGGCAGATGGCTTATGGAGAAATTTATATCACTGAAACTCTCTGGCCAGACTTTGACCGCGAAGAATTTCACCGCGCCTTGTCTGCCTATCAGCAACGAGAACGGAGATTTGGCAGCGTGTGA
- a CDS encoding diaminopimelate decarboxylase gives MVSTHPIGVQHTGSQYLPPRRNTSPNQELLPLTARVNSHGCLEIGGCDITTLVQQFGSPLYILDEETLRLACQQYRDACKQYYQGESQVLYASKAWNCLAICAIVASEGLGIDVVSGGELYTALTAGVSPEKIYLHGNNKSRPELTLAIESGVTIVVDNWYELKTLVEIAQAQANNSVLVPIRIMLRLTPGIECHTHEYIRTGHLDSKFGFDPNDLDEVFTFVSQQSALNCVGLHAHIGSQIFERQPHQDLAAVMVQWLQDAAKYGLNVTELNVGGGLGIRYIESDDPPSIEEWVKAICEVVQEACTAANLALPKLLCEPGRSLIATACVTAYTIGSSKVVPEIRTYVAVDGGMSDNPRPITYQSKYRAVVANKIAVPLTETVTIAGKHCESGDILIQNAQLPKTEPGDILVVMGTGAYNYSMASNYNRLSRPAAVVVANGEANLILQRETYQDLIRQDCLPERLKK, from the coding sequence ATGGTATCGACTCACCCTATTGGGGTTCAACATACTGGTAGTCAGTATTTACCTCCAAGGCGTAACACTTCGCCCAATCAAGAACTCCTACCCTTGACGGCTAGAGTAAATAGTCATGGCTGCTTGGAAATTGGTGGGTGTGATATCACGACCCTAGTGCAGCAGTTTGGCTCACCCTTATATATTTTAGATGAAGAAACCCTGCGTTTGGCTTGCCAGCAATATCGGGATGCTTGCAAGCAATACTATCAAGGGGAATCTCAAGTACTATATGCTTCTAAAGCTTGGAATTGTTTAGCAATTTGTGCGATCGTCGCCTCCGAAGGATTAGGAATCGATGTTGTCTCTGGTGGGGAACTCTACACAGCCCTGACTGCTGGTGTTAGTCCAGAGAAAATCTACCTCCACGGTAACAATAAATCTCGCCCAGAGCTAACTTTAGCGATCGAGTCTGGTGTCACCATTGTGGTAGATAACTGGTATGAGTTAAAAACCTTGGTTGAGATAGCTCAGGCGCAAGCAAACAATTCTGTTCTTGTGCCGATTCGCATTATGTTACGACTAACTCCAGGTATCGAATGCCACACTCATGAATACATTCGCACGGGACATTTAGATAGTAAATTTGGCTTCGATCCGAACGATTTGGACGAAGTTTTTACGTTTGTGAGCCAGCAATCAGCTTTGAATTGTGTCGGTTTACACGCTCATATTGGTTCGCAAATTTTTGAACGCCAACCCCATCAAGATTTAGCAGCTGTAATGGTGCAGTGGTTGCAAGATGCAGCTAAGTATGGTTTAAATGTGACAGAGTTAAATGTCGGTGGTGGTTTAGGGATTCGTTATATAGAATCAGACGATCCACCGAGTATTGAAGAATGGGTAAAGGCAATTTGTGAAGTAGTGCAAGAAGCTTGTACAGCAGCAAATCTAGCCTTACCTAAGTTATTATGTGAACCAGGGCGATCGCTAATTGCCACAGCTTGCGTTACGGCTTACACTATTGGTTCATCCAAAGTTGTTCCCGAAATTCGTACTTACGTGGCAGTTGATGGGGGTATGTCAGATAATCCCCGTCCAATTACTTACCAGTCAAAGTACCGAGCTGTAGTCGCGAATAAAATTGCTGTTCCCTTAACCGAAACTGTCACAATTGCTGGTAAGCATTGTGAATCAGGAGATATTTTGATTCAAAATGCCCAACTCCCAAAAACTGAACCAGGAGATATTCTCGTAGTTATGGGAACTGGTGCTTACAATTACAGTATGGCATCAAACTACAATCGCTTGTCCCGACCGGCAGCAGTTGTAGTGGCAAACGGCGAAGCAAATTTAATTTTGCAGCGCGAAACCTATCAAGACTTGATTCGGCAAGATTGTCTACCAGAAAGACTTAAGAAATAG
- a CDS encoding heat shock protein DnaJ domain-containing protein: protein MTQSAVNHHGAMPQSSEPTYYSLLGLHPSASVIDIRRAYRELSKRYHPDTTDLPATVATAKFQQINEAYATLSNPERRLSYDLKIGYSRFGVIQAPADLNHPVTNTYDWSKSAYLDASDRPLSSGEIFALFILGLTFLGCLLLAIAIGLMRGEAAFQTQQLPQTPATLQQINQLSPSASIWEIKNYYC from the coding sequence GTGACTCAATCAGCCGTGAATCATCATGGGGCAATGCCACAAAGCAGTGAACCCACTTATTACTCCCTGCTAGGACTGCATCCCTCGGCATCGGTAATCGACATCCGTCGCGCTTATCGAGAACTGAGTAAACGCTATCATCCTGATACTACCGACTTACCTGCCACTGTCGCTACTGCTAAATTTCAGCAGATCAATGAAGCCTACGCTACCCTAAGCAACCCAGAACGCAGGTTAAGCTACGACCTGAAAATTGGCTATTCTCGCTTTGGCGTAATTCAAGCACCCGCTGATTTAAACCATCCGGTGACAAATACCTATGACTGGTCAAAATCAGCTTACCTTGATGCTAGCGATCGCCCTCTGTCATCAGGCGAAATTTTTGCTTTGTTTATTTTGGGTTTGACTTTTTTGGGTTGTCTGTTACTGGCGATCGCTATTGGTTTGATGCGCGGTGAAGCTGCTTTCCAAACACAACAGCTACCACAAACGCCTGCTACCCTACAGCAAATTAATCAACTGTCGCCATCAGCTAGCATTTGGGAAATTAAAAATTATTATTGTTAA
- a CDS encoding UspA domain-containing protein, translated as MFHKILVAVNNSEIGQQIFEQALSLAKATNAELMIVYVLSPFDERYPTPPGVSTDGIYPPFTTDDVNYYLGQWESLKQEGIEFLTLLTNKAIAQGVNAEYTQEFGDPSRMICEVADKWQADLVIIGRRGLSGIKEFFLGSVSNYVLHHASCSVLTLQGVSKDTTQTPQPAVVESAY; from the coding sequence ATGTTTCACAAAATTTTGGTTGCTGTTAACAACTCGGAAATTGGTCAGCAAATTTTTGAGCAAGCTCTATCTTTAGCTAAAGCAACTAATGCGGAATTAATGATAGTGTATGTACTTTCACCTTTTGATGAGCGCTACCCCACTCCCCCAGGTGTATCGACAGATGGCATCTATCCACCCTTTACTACTGACGATGTGAACTATTATTTGGGACAGTGGGAATCATTAAAACAAGAGGGAATAGAATTCCTCACATTGTTAACCAATAAAGCGATCGCTCAAGGTGTAAACGCTGAATATACTCAAGAATTTGGCGACCCCAGTCGGATGATTTGTGAAGTAGCAGATAAATGGCAAGCCGATCTGGTTATTATAGGCCGTCGGGGATTGAGTGGAATCAAGGAATTTTTCTTAGGTAGCGTCAGTAATTATGTATTGCATCATGCCTCTTGTTCAGTTTTGACCTTACAAGGAGTAAGTAAAGACACTACACAAACCCCACAACCAGCAGTTGTAGAATCAGCTTATTAA
- a CDS encoding ATPase produces MFERFTEKAIKVIMLAQEEARRLGHNFVGTEQILLGLIGEGTGVAAKVLKSMGVNLKDARIEVEKIIGRGSGFVAVEIPFTPRAKRVLELSLEEARQLGHNYIGTEHLLLGLIREGEGVAARVLENLGVDLSKVRTQVIRMLGETAEVSPGGSSSRTKTPTLDEFGSNLTQMATDNKLDPVVGRAKEIERVIQILGRRTKNNPVLIGEPGVGKTAIAEGLASRIANKDVPDILEDKRVVTLDIGLLVAGTKYRGEFEERLKKIMDEIRSAGNVILVIDEVHTLIGAGAAEGAIDAANILKPALARGELQCIGATTLDEYRKHIERDAALERRFQPVMVGEPTVDETIEILYGLRDRYEQHHKLKISDEALVAAAKLSDRYISDRYLPDKAIDLIDEAGSRVRLINSQLPPAAKELDKELRQILKEKDDAVRSQDFDRAGELRDREMEIKAEIRAIAQSKTNGSGNEGLEPVVTEEDIAHIVASWTGVPVNKLTESESEKLLHMEDTLHQRLIGQEDAVKAVSRAIRRARVGLKNPNRPIASFVFSGPTGVGKTELAKSLASYFFGSEEAMIRLDMSEYMERHTVSKLIGSPPGYVGYNEGGQLTEAVRRRPYTVVLFDEIEKAHPDVFNMLLQILEDGRLTDAKGRTVDFKNTLLILTSNIGSKVIEKGGGGIGFEFADDVSESQYNRIRSLVNEELKQYFRPEFLNRLDEIIVFRQLSKAEVTQIAEIMLKEVFGRLTEKGITLEVTDRFKDRLIQEGYSPSYGARPLRRAIMRLLEDSLAEEILSGRIKDGDTALVDVDENGNVQVSSQQRRELLSQGAE; encoded by the coding sequence ATGTTTGAACGCTTCACAGAAAAAGCTATTAAGGTAATCATGCTGGCCCAAGAAGAGGCCCGCCGTTTAGGCCACAATTTCGTCGGCACTGAACAGATCCTCCTGGGTCTGATTGGTGAAGGGACGGGAGTTGCGGCCAAGGTGCTGAAATCAATGGGCGTCAATCTCAAAGATGCCCGAATTGAGGTAGAAAAAATCATAGGCCGGGGTTCGGGCTTTGTGGCCGTGGAAATTCCTTTTACGCCACGGGCAAAGCGGGTTCTGGAACTATCCTTAGAAGAAGCGCGCCAATTAGGCCATAACTACATTGGCACCGAGCATCTCCTGTTAGGCCTGATCCGGGAAGGGGAAGGTGTGGCAGCTAGGGTGCTAGAAAACCTCGGCGTGGATCTATCTAAGGTCAGAACTCAAGTCATTCGGATGTTGGGCGAAACGGCGGAAGTATCCCCCGGTGGTTCATCCAGCCGCACCAAAACTCCAACTTTGGATGAATTTGGCTCGAACCTGACCCAAATGGCAACGGACAACAAGCTCGATCCAGTGGTGGGACGCGCCAAGGAAATCGAGCGAGTCATTCAGATTTTGGGTCGCCGGACAAAAAATAACCCAGTGCTGATTGGCGAACCAGGGGTTGGTAAAACAGCGATCGCTGAAGGTCTAGCATCGCGGATTGCTAACAAAGATGTCCCAGACATCCTGGAAGATAAGCGCGTAGTCACACTGGATATCGGCTTGCTCGTAGCAGGAACCAAGTATCGGGGTGAATTTGAAGAACGTCTGAAGAAAATCATGGATGAAATCCGCTCTGCGGGTAACGTGATTCTCGTAATTGACGAAGTCCACACCCTGATTGGTGCAGGTGCAGCCGAAGGCGCAATCGACGCTGCAAATATCCTCAAGCCTGCTTTGGCAAGAGGCGAGCTGCAATGTATTGGTGCAACAACCCTGGATGAATACCGCAAGCACATCGAGCGAGATGCAGCCTTAGAGCGTCGTTTCCAACCAGTAATGGTGGGCGAACCGACAGTCGATGAAACAATTGAGATTTTGTATGGTTTGCGCGATCGCTACGAGCAACACCACAAATTAAAAATCTCCGATGAAGCCTTGGTGGCGGCGGCAAAATTATCTGACCGTTATATTAGCGATCGCTACCTGCCAGATAAAGCTATCGACTTGATCGATGAAGCAGGTTCGAGAGTGCGGTTGATTAATTCCCAACTACCACCAGCAGCCAAAGAGTTAGATAAAGAACTGCGCCAAATCTTAAAAGAAAAAGATGATGCAGTTCGCTCCCAAGACTTTGACCGAGCAGGGGAATTGCGCGATCGCGAAATGGAAATCAAAGCCGAAATTCGCGCGATCGCTCAAAGCAAAACCAACGGCTCTGGTAACGAAGGTCTAGAACCCGTAGTTACAGAAGAGGACATTGCCCACATCGTCGCATCCTGGACTGGCGTTCCGGTGAACAAACTCACCGAATCCGAATCCGAGAAGCTGTTGCACATGGAAGACACCTTACATCAGCGTCTCATTGGACAAGAAGATGCTGTCAAGGCAGTTTCTAGAGCAATTCGCCGCGCTCGTGTCGGTTTGAAGAATCCCAATCGACCCATCGCTAGCTTTGTCTTCTCCGGCCCCACCGGCGTTGGTAAAACCGAGTTGGCGAAATCCTTGGCTTCTTACTTCTTCGGTTCGGAAGAAGCAATGATCCGCCTGGATATGTCGGAATATATGGAGCGTCACACCGTCAGTAAACTGATCGGTTCGCCTCCAGGTTATGTTGGCTATAACGAAGGCGGTCAGCTAACCGAAGCTGTAAGGCGTCGTCCTTACACCGTGGTGCTATTCGATGAAATCGAAAAAGCTCACCCCGATGTCTTCAACATGCTGCTGCAAATTTTAGAAGACGGTCGCTTAACCGATGCTAAAGGTCGCACCGTTGACTTCAAGAACACCTTGCTGATTTTGACATCTAACATCGGTTCTAAGGTAATTGAAAAAGGCGGCGGCGGTATCGGCTTCGAGTTTGCTGATGATGTCAGCGAATCTCAGTACAACCGCATTCGCTCCTTGGTGAACGAAGAATTGAAGCAATACTTCCGTCCAGAGTTCCTCAACCGTCTAGATGAAATTATCGTCTTCCGTCAGTTGAGCAAGGCAGAAGTTACCCAAATTGCCGAAATCATGCTCAAAGAAGTCTTTGGTCGCCTAACCGAAAAAGGCATCACCTTAGAAGTTACCGATCGCTTCAAAGACCGCCTCATTCAAGAAGGTTACAGCCCCAGCTACGGTGCAAGACCGTTACGCCGGGCAATTATGCGCTTGTTAGAAGATAGCTTGGCCGAAGAGATTCTCTCTGGTCGTATCAAAGATGGCGATACAGCCCTTGTTGATGTCGATGAAAACGGCAATGTGCAAGTTAGTTCGCAACAGCGTCGGGAATTATTATCTCAAGGCGCTGAGTAA
- a CDS encoding phosphoenolpyruvate synthase encodes MLEMLHNQQTERQVSKEQALVLLLGEVGIADIPLVGGKNASLGEMIQQLRRKGVKVPTGFATTAYAYRYFISAAGLETKLREIFADLNVEDVNNLRRCGKQARSLMLQTPFPVELQEAIAQAYQNLCHQYEPNTDVAVRSSATAEDLPDASFAGQQETYLNVHGLEAVLQACHKCFASIFTDRAISYRQIKGFDHFNIALSVGVQKMVRSDLACSGVMFSIDTETGFKDAALITAAYGLGENVVQGAVNPDEYLVFKPTLKQGYRPILKKRLGSKEIKMVYDLGGSKLTKNVPVVPSERNVFALNDEEILQLANWACIIEEHYSQVRGTYTPMDIEWAKDGISNELFIVQARPETVQSQKQENVLRSYHLVPKAEEIQPLVPLITGRSVGEMIGNGKARVILDVHQIHQFQPGEILVTNRTDPDWEPIMKRASAIVTNSGGRTCHAAIIARELGIPAIVGCGNATTVLKTGQEITVSCAEGETGKVYPGLLPYEIQELPLEKLPHTHTQIMMNVGNPEEAFGFAAIPNDGVGLARMEFIIANQIKAHPLALLHFEQLDDELARYKIAELTGEYQNKAQFFVDKLAEGIGTIAAAFYPKPVIVRLSDFKSNEYANLLGGQQFEPKEENPMIGWRGASRYYDDRYREGFALECQAMKQVRDEKGLTNVILMIPFCRTPEEGQRVLAEMAKHGLVRGENNLQVYVMCELPSNVLLADEFCQVFDGFSIGSNDLTQLTLGLDRDSELVAHLFDERNQAVKRMIAKAIRTVKHHGRKIGICGQAPSDYPEFASFLVEEGIDSISLNPDSVLKTLLEIATTEAGK; translated from the coding sequence ATGCTAGAAATGCTGCACAATCAACAAACAGAACGCCAAGTCTCCAAAGAACAAGCCTTAGTGTTGCTTTTGGGTGAAGTTGGGATTGCAGATATTCCTTTAGTAGGTGGTAAAAACGCTTCCTTGGGAGAAATGATTCAGCAACTCAGGCGTAAAGGGGTAAAAGTTCCTACAGGATTTGCAACTACTGCCTACGCTTATAGGTACTTTATCTCTGCGGCAGGCTTGGAAACAAAACTCAGAGAGATTTTTGCAGATCTCAATGTTGAAGATGTCAATAATCTGCGGCGTTGCGGGAAACAAGCTAGATCGCTCATGCTGCAAACGCCATTTCCAGTAGAATTGCAGGAAGCGATCGCTCAAGCTTATCAAAATCTCTGTCACCAGTATGAACCCAATACCGATGTTGCAGTTCGTTCCAGTGCTACGGCTGAAGACTTACCCGACGCCAGCTTCGCAGGACAGCAAGAAACTTATTTAAATGTCCACGGACTCGAAGCTGTATTACAAGCTTGTCACAAATGCTTTGCCTCAATCTTTACTGACCGTGCCATTTCCTATCGGCAAATCAAAGGTTTCGACCACTTCAACATTGCCTTATCGGTAGGCGTCCAAAAAATGGTACGTTCTGACCTAGCCTGTTCGGGTGTCATGTTCTCGATTGACACAGAAACAGGTTTTAAAGATGCGGCCTTAATTACTGCTGCTTACGGTTTAGGTGAAAACGTCGTTCAAGGAGCAGTTAATCCAGATGAATATTTAGTATTTAAACCTACATTAAAACAAGGATATCGACCTATTCTCAAAAAGCGCCTTGGTAGTAAAGAAATTAAGATGGTTTATGACCTAGGCGGCTCAAAATTAACTAAAAATGTTCCCGTTGTACCCTCAGAACGTAATGTATTTGCGCTCAATGATGAGGAAATTTTACAACTTGCTAATTGGGCTTGCATTATTGAAGAACACTATTCCCAAGTGCGTGGTACTTATACGCCAATGGATATTGAGTGGGCGAAAGACGGTATTAGTAATGAACTATTTATTGTCCAAGCACGCCCAGAAACAGTGCAGTCCCAGAAGCAGGAAAATGTGCTGCGCAGTTATCACTTAGTGCCGAAAGCTGAAGAAATTCAGCCTCTTGTACCTCTGATTACAGGTCGAAGCGTCGGTGAGATGATTGGCAATGGTAAAGCTAGAGTCATCTTAGATGTACATCAAATTCATCAGTTTCAACCGGGAGAGATACTGGTAACAAACCGCACTGACCCCGACTGGGAACCAATTATGAAACGTGCCAGTGCGATTGTCACTAACTCTGGTGGACGCACCTGTCACGCCGCGATTATTGCAAGAGAATTAGGAATTCCGGCGATTGTTGGTTGTGGTAATGCCACTACTGTATTAAAAACTGGACAAGAAATTACCGTCAGTTGTGCTGAAGGTGAAACTGGAAAAGTTTACCCAGGTTTATTACCTTACGAAATTCAAGAATTACCGCTAGAAAAATTACCCCATACCCACACCCAAATTATGATGAATGTGGGCAATCCGGAAGAAGCATTTGGCTTTGCAGCTATTCCTAATGATGGGGTGGGATTAGCAAGAATGGAATTTATTATTGCTAACCAAATCAAAGCACATCCTTTGGCATTACTTCACTTCGAGCAGTTAGATGATGAACTTGCTAGATACAAAATAGCTGAGTTAACTGGCGAATATCAAAACAAAGCACAATTCTTTGTTGATAAATTAGCTGAAGGTATTGGCACTATAGCAGCAGCTTTCTATCCAAAACCTGTAATTGTCCGTCTATCAGATTTTAAGAGTAACGAATACGCCAATCTTTTGGGTGGTCAACAATTTGAACCCAAAGAAGAAAACCCGATGATTGGCTGGCGTGGTGCTTCTCGTTACTATGACGATCGCTATCGTGAAGGTTTTGCTCTAGAGTGTCAGGCGATGAAGCAAGTACGAGACGAAAAAGGCTTAACCAATGTAATTTTAATGATACCTTTCTGCCGTACTCCAGAAGAAGGTCAGCGTGTATTGGCAGAGATGGCAAAACATGGTTTGGTGCGCGGAGAAAACAATTTACAAGTCTACGTCATGTGTGAATTGCCTAGTAACGTCCTCCTAGCAGACGAGTTTTGTCAGGTATTTGATGGCTTTTCCATTGGTTCAAATGACTTGACACAATTAACTCTCGGACTAGATCGAGATTCCGAGTTAGTGGCGCATTTATTTGACGAACGCAATCAAGCTGTCAAGCGGATGATTGCTAAAGCCATTCGCACAGTCAAACACCACGGACGTAAAATCGGTATTTGCGGACAAGCACCCAGCGATTACCCAGAATTTGCCAGCTTCTTAGTAGAAGAAGGAATTGATTCAATTAGTCTTAACCCTGACTCAGTGCTGAAGACATTGCTGGAAATCGCCACTACAGAAGCAGGGAAGTAA
- the lig gene encoding DNA ligase produces the protein MIFGLQQRFAIESELDSSTPQYLFGKICLWSSSMRLGNYDQVVLLPPVANFFQKTLRFQGKRTDQLLSTSSAGEVLNTIRSILYRNLEYEGFIQQNFQQRKRYEKFCICPNGSEAFDGEFAVLIESSEGERFIWEDFKTKNIHEIMLASAEYETVIQAFLDWIHPLINYDSLSDYFSDDVFVLVGNYKQISRPEIQALIRRLGGRIDQKVSEQTSFLVLGDTNSQGSYKIAQAESLHIPILTEEEFIALLPSSLK, from the coding sequence ATGATTTTTGGTTTACAACAACGTTTTGCCATTGAAAGTGAGCTGGATAGTTCTACACCACAGTACTTGTTTGGCAAAATTTGCCTATGGTCTAGCAGTATGCGTTTAGGTAATTACGATCAAGTTGTGCTATTACCACCTGTTGCCAATTTTTTCCAAAAAACTCTTCGTTTTCAAGGCAAACGAACCGATCAGTTATTAAGTACTAGTAGTGCTGGAGAGGTGCTGAATACTATTCGTAGCATTCTGTATAGAAATTTAGAATATGAGGGATTTATTCAGCAAAATTTTCAGCAAAGGAAGCGTTATGAAAAATTTTGTATTTGCCCAAACGGTAGTGAGGCATTTGATGGGGAGTTTGCTGTACTAATAGAATCTTCGGAAGGAGAACGGTTTATTTGGGAGGATTTTAAAACCAAAAATATTCACGAAATCATGTTAGCATCTGCTGAGTACGAGACAGTTATACAAGCTTTTCTCGATTGGATTCATCCGTTAATAAACTACGATTCATTATCTGATTATTTTTCGGATGATGTATTTGTACTTGTGGGAAATTACAAACAAATATCACGTCCAGAAATTCAAGCTTTAATACGCCGTTTGGGTGGTCGCATAGACCAAAAAGTTTCTGAACAAACTTCTTTTTTGGTGTTAGGTGATACTAATTCTCAAGGGAGTTATAAAATTGCTCAAGCAGAATCTTTACACATTCCGATTTTGACCGAAGAGGAATTTATTGCTCTGTTGCCATCCTCTCTTAAGTGA